In Streptomyces sp. NBC_00433, a single genomic region encodes these proteins:
- a CDS encoding WXG100 family type VII secretion target has product MTAGMKVTAASLAKLETDIYDMVGSMDRQVKALQTVIDNLEGHWRGIGANAFNSQQSLINEDHRVLAILLNKIKEAVHDTNLTSGSTDEDVLQDMKSIDINGSAAGSGIAGL; this is encoded by the coding sequence ATGACTGCCGGAATGAAAGTCACCGCGGCCTCGCTGGCCAAGCTGGAAACCGACATCTACGACATGGTCGGCTCGATGGACCGTCAGGTGAAGGCGCTTCAGACGGTGATCGACAACCTCGAAGGTCACTGGCGGGGTATCGGTGCCAACGCCTTCAACTCGCAGCAGAGCCTGATCAACGAGGACCACCGTGTGCTGGCGATCCTGCTGAACAAGATCAAGGAAGCCGTGCACGACACGAACCTCACCTCGGGCTCGACCGACGAGGACGTCCTCCAGGACATGAAGAGCATCGACATCAACGGCAGCGCCGCGGGCAGCGGTATCGCCGGTCTCTGA
- a CDS encoding YrhB domain-containing protein, with amino-acid sequence MTDPYGLAHEWLRSAYDVPVRLQRAPIAETPQAWVFSTALEPAAAGAHRQAAPAPLLTSLLCVPKNGMPPFHPATDDPWGDLADFERDPRPRDPAEQARRTNARGAVLAAHATVGGAPATALPWQSAHESPTWWDDFLLRYFPTAEVGPCPDWETVISAVGELGPGTAGVVWIRRELHGAEATGHLLYAHNKDGQVALLDPQARRLARLETENVREIVLARIPPGSTRDAQGTREARDVREAREAPPSAARAARGVTDLAAAVRAAEAWLEYVHGDQVVLVEPSPADETARGWLFACNTRAFLADGNPQHAMLDAALVVPKDGSAPFGLPNSDPWDWFDRWDQGAQPGTDGFPLPPEPGPAAWFAPTMSPLGAVLSVTDYTDWQTLVAGLTEMPVGSRSVVWVRRNDRRGRESVGLLCVAAQTENGLVLIDTARDAPVELETDGVRSLHLVQYR; translated from the coding sequence ATGACCGACCCGTACGGACTCGCCCACGAGTGGCTGCGGTCCGCCTACGACGTGCCGGTGCGGTTGCAGCGCGCCCCGATTGCCGAGACGCCGCAGGCCTGGGTGTTCAGCACCGCGCTGGAGCCGGCGGCGGCCGGCGCGCACCGGCAGGCCGCGCCCGCGCCGCTGCTGACGTCGCTGCTGTGCGTGCCCAAGAACGGCATGCCGCCCTTCCACCCGGCCACCGACGATCCGTGGGGCGACCTGGCCGACTTCGAGAGGGACCCGCGGCCCAGGGACCCCGCCGAGCAGGCCCGCAGGACGAACGCCAGGGGCGCGGTGCTCGCGGCCCACGCGACCGTCGGCGGCGCGCCCGCGACGGCCCTGCCCTGGCAGTCCGCGCACGAGAGCCCCACCTGGTGGGACGACTTCCTCCTGCGGTATTTCCCGACGGCCGAGGTCGGGCCGTGCCCGGACTGGGAGACGGTGATCTCGGCAGTCGGCGAACTGGGCCCGGGCACCGCCGGCGTGGTGTGGATCCGCCGGGAACTGCACGGCGCCGAGGCGACCGGCCACCTGCTCTACGCCCACAACAAGGACGGCCAGGTCGCGCTGCTCGACCCGCAGGCCCGGCGGCTCGCCAGGCTGGAGACCGAGAACGTACGGGAGATCGTGCTGGCCCGGATCCCGCCGGGATCCACGCGGGACGCGCAGGGCACGCGGGAGGCGCGCGACGTGCGGGAGGCGCGGGAGGCGCCGCCTTCCGCCGCGCGGGCCGCAAGGGGCGTGACCGACCTGGCGGCAGCGGTGCGCGCGGCCGAGGCGTGGCTTGAGTACGTGCACGGCGACCAGGTCGTCCTTGTCGAGCCCTCCCCCGCCGACGAGACAGCCCGCGGCTGGCTGTTCGCCTGCAATACCCGCGCCTTCCTTGCCGACGGCAATCCGCAGCACGCCATGCTGGACGCGGCACTGGTGGTGCCGAAGGACGGCTCCGCGCCGTTCGGGCTGCCCAATTCCGACCCGTGGGACTGGTTCGACCGCTGGGACCAGGGCGCACAGCCCGGCACCGACGGCTTCCCGCTGCCGCCGGAGCCGGGCCCCGCGGCCTGGTTCGCACCGACGATGAGCCCGCTCGGCGCGGTCCTTTCCGTGACCGACTACACCGATTGGCAGACCCTGGTGGCCGGCCTGACGGAGATGCCGGTCGGGTCGCGGTCCGTGGTGTGGGTGCGCAGGAACGACCGGCGCGGCCGCGAGTCGGTCGGGCTGCTGTGCGTTGCCGCGCAGACCGAGAACGGCCTGGTCCTCATCGACACGGCGAGGGACGCCCCGGTGGAGCTGGAGACCGACGGCGTACGGTCGCTGCACCTGGTTCAGTACCGCTGA
- a CDS encoding YrhB domain-containing protein, with product MTEEEALAAAWAFLRDRFGDGPPTIVVEPGSTTEYRLAWTVGFDSQEHIDTGDMTQAPMVREIVVFKDGSLIDFTPSALSTQNAVAWFEDGVWPEQLSRLTDPRVFGTQWIHEPPSAGA from the coding sequence ATGACCGAGGAGGAGGCGCTCGCCGCCGCCTGGGCGTTCCTTCGGGACAGGTTCGGCGACGGCCCGCCGACGATCGTGGTGGAGCCGGGAAGCACCACCGAATACCGCTTGGCCTGGACCGTCGGCTTCGACTCCCAGGAGCACATCGACACCGGTGACATGACCCAGGCACCCATGGTGCGGGAGATCGTCGTGTTCAAGGACGGCTCGCTGATCGACTTCACCCCGAGCGCGCTGAGCACGCAGAATGCCGTGGCGTGGTTCGAGGACGGCGTCTGGCCCGAGCAGCTCAGCCGGCTGACCGACCCGCGGGTCTTCGGCACCCAGTGGATCCACGAGCCCCCGTCCGCCGGGGCGTGA
- a CDS encoding WXG100 family type VII secretion target — protein MSDPGELKVTYSSLDEAAGAIKHQAGQLETDLDNLLTRVRAVAAYWEGDAQTAFHAVANEWANRTHHMHEVLESIASKVQIASGHYNAADKKAASYFG, from the coding sequence ATGTCCGATCCCGGTGAACTCAAGGTCACATATTCCTCGCTCGACGAGGCAGCGGGCGCGATCAAGCATCAGGCCGGTCAGCTCGAGACCGACCTCGACAACCTGCTGACCCGCGTCCGCGCGGTCGCCGCGTACTGGGAGGGCGACGCGCAGACCGCCTTCCACGCGGTCGCGAACGAGTGGGCGAACCGTACGCACCACATGCACGAGGTGCTGGAGTCGATCGCCAGCAAGGTGCAGATCGCGAGCGGTCACTACAACGCGGCCGACAAGAAGGCCGCGTCGTACTTCGGCTGA
- the mycP gene encoding type VII secretion-associated serine protease mycosin gives MRVAGSPRRRAVSVAAAGVAALALLPGVVLGAASPALASPATAAPVQPDSPHAAQPLDGDGQCTFPAPPVKQTPWSLQRVLVNQLWQGTHQGKGVVVAVIDSGVDVKNPQLASAVDVAHSVDLIDAKGNGTTDPVGHGTEVAGIIAARPAASTGFKGLAPQATIVSIRQASEDGTGTVPHLVTALQKAVAAHAKVINISQDTSTSTPELASAIAAAVRSGAVVIASAGNDGGDGKARTTYPGAYPGVLAVGASDRNNERASFSQAGDFVGVAAPGVDMLSTVPGGGQCVDNGTSFAAPYVAGVATLIRDKHPDWTAAQVIAQIEQTAQRTSLGHNSLVGWGVVDPVRALTDDEKPIESPTPDPGMLKGQDRVVPAALTFGDPARQREKRTAAYVVSGMAVALLLVTGTTVALRDRRRRS, from the coding sequence GTGAGGGTTGCAGGGTCGCCGCGTCGGCGTGCGGTGTCCGTGGCTGCCGCCGGCGTCGCGGCGCTGGCGCTGCTGCCTGGGGTCGTGCTGGGCGCGGCCTCGCCCGCGCTCGCTTCTCCGGCGACGGCCGCTCCCGTCCAGCCGGACTCGCCGCATGCCGCCCAGCCGCTCGACGGCGACGGCCAGTGCACATTCCCGGCACCGCCCGTGAAGCAGACCCCCTGGTCATTGCAGCGCGTGCTGGTGAACCAGCTGTGGCAGGGCACCCACCAGGGCAAGGGCGTCGTCGTCGCGGTGATCGACTCCGGGGTGGACGTCAAGAACCCCCAGCTGGCCTCGGCGGTCGATGTGGCGCACAGCGTCGACCTGATAGACGCCAAGGGCAACGGCACCACCGACCCGGTCGGGCACGGTACGGAGGTGGCCGGCATCATCGCCGCCCGTCCGGCGGCTTCCACCGGCTTCAAGGGGCTCGCGCCCCAGGCGACGATCGTCTCGATCCGGCAGGCGAGCGAGGACGGCACCGGCACGGTGCCCCATCTGGTGACCGCGCTGCAGAAGGCCGTCGCCGCCCATGCCAAGGTCATCAACATCTCGCAGGACACGTCGACCAGCACACCCGAGCTGGCGAGCGCGATTGCCGCGGCCGTGCGTTCGGGCGCGGTGGTCATCGCCTCCGCGGGCAACGACGGGGGCGACGGCAAGGCGCGTACGACCTATCCCGGCGCCTACCCGGGTGTTCTGGCCGTCGGCGCGTCGGACCGTAACAACGAGCGCGCCTCCTTCTCCCAGGCGGGGGATTTCGTCGGGGTGGCGGCGCCCGGTGTGGACATGCTGTCCACCGTGCCCGGCGGCGGCCAGTGCGTGGACAACGGCACCAGTTTCGCCGCGCCTTACGTCGCCGGCGTCGCGACGCTGATCCGTGACAAGCACCCGGACTGGACGGCGGCGCAGGTGATCGCGCAGATCGAGCAGACCGCGCAGCGCACCTCGCTCGGCCACAACTCGCTGGTCGGCTGGGGTGTCGTGGACCCGGTCCGCGCGCTCACCGACGACGAGAAGCCGATCGAGTCGCCGACGCCCGACCCCGGAATGCTCAAGGGCCAGGACCGGGTCGTGCCCGCCGCGCTGACCTTCGGCGATCCCGCGAGGCAGCGGGAGAAGCGCACCGCGGCGTATGTGGTGAGCGGTATGGCGGTGGCGCTGCTGCTGGTCACCGGTACGACGGTGGCGCTGCGTGACCGCAGGCGCCGCTCCTGA
- the mycP gene encoding type VII secretion-associated serine protease mycosin has translation MKRRARTWVQRALAVVATSGALMLSIGALPAQGQTVRQLQWHVDAMRLPEAWKISKGAGITVAVIDTGVDRSIPDLKGQVLDGKSFTYPVDSPYDDKIGHGTGMSSLIAGTGASEGGTGAIGVAPEAKILPIRILNDPRDTNEAASAVSFTVELDKAVRYAADSQARVINISQGVPATSLQPNDIAALQSALDYARSKGKLIFASTGNSGEKGSPVEYPAASRGVAGIGALDRNGNALPLSTKGPQVDLSAVGDNISKACPSGIRANCVNTSSGTSDASALTSGSAALVWSAHPSWTANQVLRVLLNTASKPTDGAERNDSIGYGAVRPRVALQTPGDPGPADVYPLAEHEGWQQGGDGEPSATPTSGAAGTAAPAPSASSSDKAVAEGSDSGGGGSSSTPWIAAGAAVVVLAAGGTALAMRGRRRRAAAAASAAAVYAPRPPLPPHHPQQPPYGGYRPPPPPPY, from the coding sequence GCTGAGCATCGGGGCGCTGCCCGCGCAGGGGCAGACTGTGCGCCAACTGCAGTGGCACGTTGACGCGATGAGGCTGCCGGAAGCCTGGAAGATCAGCAAAGGCGCAGGCATCACCGTCGCGGTGATTGACACGGGCGTGGATCGAAGCATCCCGGACCTGAAGGGCCAGGTACTCGACGGGAAGAGCTTCACCTACCCAGTCGATTCGCCGTATGACGACAAGATTGGTCACGGTACTGGCATGTCCAGCCTCATTGCTGGAACGGGAGCTTCGGAAGGCGGCACAGGGGCGATCGGTGTGGCCCCGGAAGCGAAGATCCTTCCAATCAGGATCCTGAACGACCCTCGTGACACAAACGAAGCGGCCAGCGCAGTGTCCTTTACGGTCGAGCTGGACAAGGCAGTGCGATATGCGGCTGACAGCCAGGCGCGGGTCATCAATATCTCCCAGGGCGTGCCAGCTACGTCGCTGCAGCCAAACGACATTGCAGCCCTTCAGAGTGCCCTGGACTACGCGCGGAGTAAGGGCAAGCTTATCTTCGCCTCCACAGGTAACTCAGGTGAGAAGGGCAGCCCGGTGGAATATCCGGCAGCCAGCCGCGGTGTCGCTGGCATCGGGGCTCTTGACCGCAACGGAAACGCTCTTCCCTTGTCCACCAAGGGCCCCCAAGTAGACCTCTCCGCTGTCGGCGACAACATCTCAAAGGCTTGCCCGAGCGGGATTCGGGCTAACTGCGTCAACACAAGCAGCGGCACCAGCGACGCCTCCGCCCTCACCTCCGGCTCCGCCGCCCTCGTCTGGTCCGCCCACCCCTCCTGGACCGCCAACCAGGTCCTGCGGGTGCTGCTCAACACCGCGTCGAAGCCCACCGATGGGGCCGAGCGGAATGACTCGATCGGGTATGGCGCCGTGCGGCCGCGGGTCGCTCTGCAGACGCCGGGGGATCCCGGGCCCGCCGATGTCTACCCGTTGGCGGAGCACGAGGGCTGGCAGCAAGGCGGGGACGGGGAGCCGTCCGCCACGCCGACGTCCGGCGCCGCCGGGACGGCTGCTCCGGCGCCCTCGGCTTCGTCGTCCGACAAGGCGGTCGCCGAGGGGTCGGACTCCGGTGGCGGCGGCAGTAGTTCGACGCCGTGGATCGCCGCGGGTGCGGCCGTCGTCGTGTTGGCGGCCGGCGGGACGGCGCTCGCGATGCGCGGCCGGCGCCGGCGTGCCGCGGCGGCTGCTTCGGCCGCCGCCGTATACGCGCCGCGGCCACCGCTGCCGCCGCATCATCCGCAACAGCCGCCGTACGGTGGTTACCGGCCGCCTCCGCCGCCGCCCTACTAA